The Arvicola amphibius chromosome 5, mArvAmp1.2, whole genome shotgun sequence genome contains the following window.
cagccagggctatgtagagagatcctgtctaaaaacaaaacaaacaacaaataaaactcaAACCTGAAACCCACAATGATCCTTAACCGCAGTATATGCAATAACACAAATCTGGGGAATATCATAAACAATGAAAAGAGCGTACCACAGATCAGCTAGCCAAGGAGAATGACAGCGGAGAGCAATCCCACGACAGAGAGGTACCCTACTGGCACTGCTTTATAAAGTCTAAGAAAGACAAAATATCCAAGTCAGTGTGATGCCGAGGACGAGAGCAGAAGCTAATGAATGGCAGCGGGGACATTATTTATTCAGATAGGAGTTATTTATTCCTCTAGATTTATTCATCTATATTAACTTCTTGACTCTTTGCTGTCCTGTAGACTGAAGATTAGTGCcagtttttgtatgtatgtaatatttCAATGAATAGTAATTTGggaatattcaaatatttcataGATATCCATTATATGGAACCTCTGTATTAAAAACGTCTTTTGATCAATATGCcagtttgttcatttaaaaagttatgtTCACTGAAAATTAACACATGTGTTAAAGTTTCTGGTTGCTAATATCACAGCATGCAATGGAGGATAATTCTGTATCTGAAAGGGTGTTTAAACGTAGCAGTGCTGAAACTGAGAACAAGTGAAACACACTATTTGCAATACTAGAAAAGTACGCACGGTGGCGCTGCAGACTAACAATTTGTATAACAAGGGCTCCGAGAATGCCTAGGACGCCATTCCCCAGAATCAGAATGCCGAGTGTTCCAAGAAAGAAGGGGGCATTTACTTAAGGTCTTGGGGAAAAGACTCCTGGAAGCAATTCAGTAAGATTTAATTGGAGGTTATTTCACCAAACGTTAACTGTGTGGACTGAGACAAGATTAAGAAGCAGGAGCACCATCTGGACTACATCTGAACAATGGAGACAGCTCTAGCAAAAACAGCAGAGAAAAGGCAAGTCGTTTTTCTTACTATATTGTTGCTTTTGTGGGAGGGTGACTGTAAGACAATAAGATATTCCATGCcagaagaaacagagactggATACTTGGTAGCTAATCTGGCCAAAGATCTGGGTCTGAAGGTGGAGGAACTGGCCACTAGAGGGGCGAAAATCCATCACAGTGGGTACAAAGAGCTCTTGCAGCTGGATTCAGAGACCGGGAATTTGTTTCTGAAGGAAAAACCAGACCGCGAGGAGCTGTGTGGGGCGACAGAACCCTGTGTGCTGCACTTCCAGCTCATACTGGAAAACCCTGTGCAGTTCTTCCAAACTGACCTGCAGCTCACAGACATAAACGACCATTCTCCAGAGTTCCCCCACAGGGAAATGCTCctaaaaattcaagaaattgcCCAGCCAGGGACTGTGTTTCCTCTGAAGGCGGCTCAGGACCCTGACATAGGCAGCAATGCTGTTCAGAACTACACAGTCAGCGCCAACCTCCACTTCCATGTCGTTACTCACAGTCGTGCTGATGGCAGGAAATACCCAGAGCTGGTGCTGGACAGAGCCCTGGACAGGGAGGAGCAGCCTGAGCTCACTTTAACCCTCACTGCTGTGGATGGAGGGTCTCCGCCTAGGTCTGGGACCACCACAGTTCGCGTTGAGGTCTTGGACATCAATGATAACGCTCCCCAGTTTATACAGTCGCTCTATGAAGTTCAGATTCCTGAGAACAGCCCCCTTGATGCCTTAGTATTGACGGTCTCTGCCAGGGATTTAGATGCTGGGATACATGGGAACGTAGCCTACTCTCTGTTTCAAGGTGAAGTTTCTCAACCATTTGTAATAGACCAAGTTACAGGAGAAATTCGTCTTAAAAGGGTATTGGATTTTGAGGAAACTCAGTATTATAACATGGAAATTATAGCCACAGATAGTGGAGGTCTTTCAGGAAAATGCAGTGTAGCTATACAGGTGCTGGATGTGAATGACAACGCCCCTAAACTCACCATATCTTCGCTCACTAGTTCCATCCCAGAAAATGCTCCTGAGGTTGTAGTtgctgttttccttgtttctgacCCAGATTCTGGGGACAATGGAAGGATGGTGTGTTCTATTCAGAACGATCTCCCATTTCTCTTAAAACCCACTTTCAAGAACTATTACACTTTAGTGACAGAGGGGcctctggacagagagagcagagctgAGTACAACATCACCATCACAGTCAGCGACATGGGCACACCCAGGCTCACAACCCAGCACACCATAAGGGTGCAGGTATCTGACGTCAACGACAACGCCCCCGCCTTCACACAAAGCTCCTACACCCTGTTTGTCCAAGAGAACAACAGCCCCGCCCTGCACATAGGCACCATCAGTGCCACAGACTCAGACTCAGGCTCCCATGCCCACATCACCTACTCGCTGCTGCCCACCCACGACCCACAGCTGCCCCTCTCCTCGCTCATCTCCATCAACGCCGACAACGGGCAGCTGTTCGCGCTCAGGGCGCTGGACTACGAGGCCCTGCAGACCTTCGAGTTCCACGTGGGCGCCACAGACCAAGGCTCGCCCGCGCTCAGTAGCCAGGCGCTGGTGCGCGTGCAGGTGCTGGACGCCAACGACAATGCGCCCTTCGTGCTCTACCCGCTGCAGAACGCCTCTGCGCCCTTCACAGAGCTGCTGCCCAGGGCGGCGGAGCCAGGATACCTGGTCACCAAGGTGGTGGCTGTGGATCACGACTCTGGTCAGAATGCCTGGCTGTCATTCCAGCTGCTCAAGGCTACAGAGCCAGGATTGTTCAGCGTGTGGGCTCACAATGGCGAGGTGCGCACCTCCAGGCTGCTGAGTGAGCGCGATGCTCCCAAGCACAGGCTGCTTCTGCtggtcaaggacaatggcgatccTCCGCGGTCTGCCAGTGTCACTTTGCAAGTGCTGGTGGTTGATGGCTTCTCCCagccctacctgcctctgccagagGTGGCTCGCGGCCCCGCACAGGATAATAACGACTTACTCACACTCTATTTGGTCATTGCCTTGGCATCTGTGTCTTCGCTCTTCCTCTTGTTGGTGCTGCTGTTTGTGGGGGTGAGGCTGTGCAGGAGGGCCAGGGCGACCTCGCTGAGTGGCTGCTCTGTGCCTGAGGGACACTTTCCTGGACACATGGTTGATGTCAGCGGCATGGGGACCCTGTCCCAGGATTATCAATATGAGGTATGTCTGGCTGGAGACTCTGGGACCACAGATTTCAAATTCTTCAACCCCATTATTCCCAATGGTCTGTTTCAGAACCCCTAGCTCACGTTCAGTATCCGAGAGACCTAGGGTTCTATAACCGAATCAGAATTTGTTGCTTGGctgttgatattttcttttgcGTTCAGTAATCTTTGAGACAATATGTTTCTATGTtgattttattccttcttttaaacggaatatttttttcttttgtgagccTTTATGCATTGTTTTCCTTCACTAACTTGGGAGGGGATATATGACTCTCTTGTGTTTCTCTCATCATTTCAGATAGTTTTCTTAGGAActcatttcctcctcttcattGTAGCCAGCATGGATTTCTGCGACACCCATTTCAAAGGGTGTCTTGTTGATGCTGTGCGTATAATGTGCTGTATTTCGTTCATTTTGACTTTCACTTCACTCCAGCTTGGTAAATTTTCAGTGTTCAGCACCCATTGTGACATTTTCAGAGGTGCACACACCACACCTTGATACCATTCACTTATCACATTCTTTAATCCTCTGTTTTCCTCCCCATGACAATCTTAAGTGCCCCATTTTGGTTTCACGTACTTCTTGTCTTTTAGAGGGTGACCACTTAGCTTAAAAGATCTGTAGCTCCATGTCTTTCAAAATGACATTTTCGTTCTTGATGCCTGAACAAAGTAACTCCatcgtgcatgtatgtgtttccCTCACCCATACTTCTGCACACACAGCGTTGTGTACAGCCAGTGAAGGGCGAGCATGAGATAATGTCACCTGTCATAGTTTTCCATGCTTCGTACATAGATGAAAGGAGTGTGTTGTTCAATTTGCCATCTTTACTGACAATCACAGTTACTATTTCAAGACTTTATTTGCTTAAATACAAGCCAAAATGGCTTCTAAAATGTACCAAATAACGTTGCTTGACCTAAGCCATTGCTAGTGGCTGAGTGTGCTTTCACCTTGTATGAGAAGACATTTAGTGAGCCATGGTGCTTGGATGATGAGCTGATTTGTAAATGCTGTATAAACATGAGTGCCCATTAAACTTTCCACAAACTATGCAGATGAGTGGCTTTTACGTGTTTTTAGTCTTTTTATCACTAATACTTACTTGTCATAAATAGGGTGACTCGGGGGAACTATCTCCATTGCGTCCTATCAATGGGTTCTTCCCTTCTATTTCCATCTGTTATGATGTAGGATTGTTGGGAATGAAATCTATCTTCCAATCCACACCAGTATCCTTCCTACAACATTTTAACTGAAGAGTGTACAAATATAGGAATTTATAATAGGAAAGAAACCATACCACTGGgaagtttagtttttttctaaaactaaaaagGACACGTGGAAGCAACCAAAACCCAGAATATGGCTAttttgagtgaaaaaaaaatttataaagtttCACATAACCGACCATTTTTCCTGgccaaatgtatttaaaaattacttttactgTATTATCATCCAGGTATATCTATATCTAACATTCAAGTGTTTTGTctacaagaaaaataatagaacttATCTCTGGAGGGTCAGGAATGGACACATATATGCATGATGGAGTTACTTTATTCAGGCATCAAgaatgaaaatatcattttgggAGACATGGAGCTGCAGATCATTTAAGCTAAATGGTCGCCCTCTAAAAGACAAGAAGTACATGAGAGCAAAGAGGAGGATTTAAGAGTGTGGGAAAAATATCGATATATTCTTAATCACTAATAAGTGCAGTTGTATCATTATAACCCCACTTCAAGGCTTGCACGAGTTGGGGAATCACTTTCCAAGAAGGAAGCTCTCTAGCATAAAAAATTTATGTAAACAAGCATTGTGGTATGAATTCTGAATAATTGGGAAAACACCTTTCTGTTAAGCctaaatattttgtatgaaaatttttgttggatttttattctttcatacatATCTTTAATTTCTTGGGAATTATGCAATTCATATGACAATTATTTTTAAgaggtattattattatatagaGTGTATAATATCACACTAAAGGGGGAAGGGCTCTATGCTGATAATCTATCTACAACCTGAAGACAAAGAATAAGATACTATCAGTagggatgcacatgtgtgtgagtgtgtgtgtgtctgagtgtgcctGCATTTGTGTGCATCCAAAGCCTGGGGCCCATGTTGTACAAGGTGTGCCTTCAATCACTGATCTGCACCCCCAGCCCCAGATCCTATTAATAATTTAATCTGTTGATGGACTATATTAATACGCAGAAAATTTTCCAAGCTGATGAGCTAACCTGGGCTGAATTTGAAGACATAAAACAACCAGTCTTGgttcaaagttattttttatttctggctAAAATCATTTAGCTGTTTATTTGAATTGATTTCCCAAGCTACAGCTATCACTTATATATGAGAGATGTTATTACtcatttctctgggtagcctaggctggcttccaactctgcTAACTGTTGCGTTGCACTTTGGGGGCATTTTTCAAACTGCAAATCTGATATCAGCAAAAGAGATGACTTTGTCTATCAATTCTCTAGTATTAAGGTTACTACCGTTTATGTATAGGCTGGTATTACTGATATTTCAGTGTTTGAAGAcgaaacaaaattaaacaaaaattgagTTCTCTTGCAGCTAAATAACTTCAGTAGACAACAAATAGTCTCAAAGAGCTCTTCTGGGTTTACTTAGAGTTGAACTTGTAGTGCATCACACAATGTCTCATTCAAAGCTGGTGCTCAATTTGCTGTCACTGGATAATAAACTTGCAACCATTAGGAAATCAATTAATTTTCTGAGGACTTAATGATTTATCTTATAtctacacacacctttaatccaagcactcgggaggcagaggcaggagagtctctgtgagttcaaggcaggcctggtctacaagaactcgttccaggacagctaggactgttacacagagaaaccctgtctcaaaaaaagaacaattcaTATTTAGAAAAGGGGACAGCAATTTAATTTTGTCAGAATAACACCAATCTCTATGGAGCCAGTTCTCCAAAAACTCAGAGAACTGTAAAATAATGCATTAATCTCTAATTCCAAATTGAGCTTATTAATGTCTTTGATTTTAGGGATGGGGACAgattaaaaacaagatttttttttctatccaatTAACTCTCAGAAAACTCTTTTCAGATTCCTAGATCTCTAATCCGTGCTTCTGTTGCCTTCTGGTTACTATTGACAGCACCAAAAttgaaaatttcaagatcaaGATTCAGTCACTCATTTTCAAAACATAATTTCATGGGTAGATACCATccctcattttttctttaaagacatcaAATCAGAAAAAACACTTCTTGAAAATCCACTGTCCAATTTTAATGCAAAACAATAATAGTTTGGTTAATCATATCCTtaagaatgaaaacatttttctacTGCTCTTCCATCACTCAATACTGTTGATTATATGTGTGGTGTCACCAGCTTCTCAGTTATTCTATATAAATCCCTTTTCCTTCCACACTTGATTTCCCCCAGTTTTATTAGAAAAGAGatgtctcattttattttagattatttcatttattcatcagGTTCTGACATTTGCTATTCCAGAGCCCAAGAGTCATGTAATACATGGCAGTTTCTATAGCCCTCCTCTCCCTTTACAATTCCACTTGGCATATTTTATACCAACCAGCACTTACCTCCTGATGTAGGTCGGTCTTCTGTcaatgtgttaatttcattggttaataaagaaactgcctgggcctttgacaggacagaaaattaggtaggtgaagaaaacagaacaggattctgggagaaagaagccgaGTCAGGCAGTCGCCTtgattctccgacctgagacagatgtaggctagaatccttcccggtaagccaccacctcgtggtgctacacagattattagaaatggattaatcaagatgtgagaattagctagtaagaggctagagctaatgggccaagcagtgtttaaaagaatacagtttctgtgtaattatttcgggtgtaaagctagccgggtggtgggacgcagcccacaGTTCCATCTACAACCTCCCAATGGTCATCTTCTGCTTTTGATTTGGACAAATCAAATCTCTTTCATCTGCAGTCTTTCCATGTGGTTATGGATCTCTATGTCCTAGGGGAGAGAACAGACACTGAGCCTGTCTAGTCGTCTTTCCATGGCCTTAGTCATCCTCGGAGATGATGCTTTATCAGCTCCTTACCTTCTTTTGGAAGCTCCTTCATGTTGTTCTGGCTTCACACTGACCACACTAATAGTCTTTAAAATAGAGACTGGAGTCTCATAGTCATTTGCACTCAGATTTCAAGGGATCCAAGTTTTAAATAAGGGGGTCGGCTCAACTTTGTCACACATGGGTAGAAGTTCTGTTTTATTGTTGTAGTTGTGTGTGAGTGAGACCCAACCTGCCCCAGGGCTTATAATTCTGCATTTTCTCTAAGAAGAAATGGCCTCAGAAAATGTCACCTTCCTCCTAGATGTTATTGTGTCCTTTAAGGTGCTAGAATGAGAtcctgtgaaaatattttttaacttaattgaTGAGCAAAAGTCACATGGAGAGCCAGGTGGGATgacctttaatctcaatactgAGGAGGCAGATGCACGTGGATATTTGTGAGCTAGATGCTTTCCTAGTCTATGTAATGGGTTTCAggaagccagagctacacagcgaAATCTTGTCTTGGAATGAAACTAAGCAAAgcaatgcaaaccaaaacaaagcaacaacaacaacaaacacacacacacacacacacacacacacacacacacacacacacacggaaaactCACAGCAGCAATCTAGGCATTAAGTGTGCAAATTTGATAATGCTCTGCAGCAGTAAGCGACCATCCAAAATTCCTGTTCTGAATGAGCGGTTGCTATATTTATGTTCTCGTGAAAACACACTATTAACTTGATACTTCAAATGTGGGCCCCTTCTCATAAAACCATATATCAAATATTACTGTTGGAAAAAATGAAGATCAGATCAGAAACTACTAAAAAAACTCATTTATGGGAGTCAACTGTGACAAAACCAGGCAAATATAACAACAGGAAAGAAAGTTATGTACCCATGCTTCTTTCCAGAACTGATTTGGAAAGcttcaacaaaatactggcaaaccaacaccaacaccaaatGAGATTATATCCTGTATTTGCAAAGGATTGACAAAGGAACATACTGGCTTGACACAACAATAACACTGAAATAGGCTTTGTGGGCAAAAGGACACAATTTTCTCAATGCAcagaacattttagaaaattaataattggaaaataaaacatctatATAGCTATAGATGGAGTAACCTCACATCCTAATAATCTACAAAAATGCAAACACTGATAAACAAATTCAGAAAGTGTGTAGAAGGCAAGATCATTGccttaaaataaactatttctgcATATTAGCACCAGACAAACCAGGAATGAAGAAGTCTCTTGGACTCAGAAGGAACAAGATACTTAGAGAGGAAGCAGACAAGGGTGTAGATGAACTTCATACCACATGGCAGTTGACACTGCAGTAAAGCACAGAAGGCCTCTGTAAGGAGGAAGGGCACATGGATTGAAGACGCCATGATGTAAAGTTACCCTCAAACTAGAATATAACTTAATGGAATTCTTACCCAAAtgccagtttcttttttctcagaAGTTGCTAAGTGTCTCTAAATTTTTCACATGAAAATGAAAGGAGTCCTGTTACAGCCAAAAAATATCAAAGGAAGAACAAATTTAAGGAAATGTTATAAATTAGAAATCAAATCTTTGGATGATTTTATGTCTTAAGTACATAAATACTATTTTCTATTTgaatacagaaaatacatttttttttagttttagattACATCAAAACTTATGGGACCAAACTACTTCAAATTCTTTAGAATTGCAAGGTTAGACAATGTCAAATTTTAGTGTGCTTTCAGTGTTGTGCACTGTTTGGTTTGTAGTTATTGCTCTCAGGTGATCAGCTGATGAATTAGATCTATGCGCCTGTATCTGTGCCTTTGAGCATTTCAAAAGTGAATTCCCTCTATAATAATTTATACTAATCACACATAGACTTCTGGAATTAACCATGCAGCTCTTCTTTTTTATCATTGTAAGAAAGTACTTTTAGAAATGtgattttgtgttttgcttaCCTGATCATTCACAACTTAAACATATGAGTACGAAGACTGGCTGTCTTCTGGTTTGTGTTCATTATTCCTCTCATGCACAGTGGTGGACAGCCTTACAAATTATGCAGTTTAAGGAAAAAGCAATGTTggcaaaggaaagagaacataTACACTTTCAACGTGGCATTAATTTGGGGAGTAAAATAAGTGTTGTGAATTACAACTAGAATTGTTTCAGTTTCCTCAAGAAGACACAGGGTGGCGCTGCAGGCTAAGCTTGTGATTAAAAAGCACTAAAATACCAGGAATCGCTTGTGGGAAAACAGAACAATAGAAGCAGGCAAGAGCTTTGCATGCACTACGGAGCTATGAAGGGGTATGGACAAGAATATACTGAATTACTGTAAGATTAACAGCAACGCTGTGAAGATCCCTCCTAAAAGGAAACCAGAAACCAGCGTTTCAAAGCC
Protein-coding sequences here:
- the LOC119814458 gene encoding protocadherin beta-4-like codes for the protein MAKGLDTNNRFPSMEKMERIHPNRQVMAFIFMLVWVQVWSEPTIRYSIMEETESGSFVAHLAKDLGLRSGDLAARSARVVSDDYKQRLLLDPETGDLLLREKLDREELCASVDPCVLHFQVSLEKPVQFFQGELLIQDINDHSPEFPDREMLLKIPENSQPGTLFPLNLAQDLDVGSNGLQQYTVNPNSHFHVLTRNNSEGKKYPELVQDRALDREEQAELSLTLTALDGGSPPRSGTAMVRILILDINDNAPEFVKTPYEVQVLESSPPDSLVLTVLAQDADTGNFGRVSYGLFQASDEIQQTFSINEITGEIRLKRGLDFEKIKSYHVKIEATDGGGLSGKGAVVIEVLDVNDNAPKLTISSLTSSIPENAPEVVVAVFLVSDPDSGDNGRMVCSIQNDLPFLLKPTFKNYYTLVTEGPLDRESRAEYNITITVSDMGTPRLTTQHTIRVQVSDVNDNAPAFTQSSYTLFVQENNSPALHIGTISATDSDSGSHAHITYSLLPTHDPQLPLSSLISINADNGQLFALRALDYEALQTFEFHVGATDQGSPALSSQALVRVQVLDANDNAPFVLYPLQNASAPFTELLPRAAEPGYLVTKVVAVDHDSGQNAWLSFQLLKATEPGLFSVWAHNGEVRTSRLLSERDAPKHRLLLLVKDNGDPPRSASVTLQVLVVDGFSQPYLPLPEVARGPAQDNNDLLTLYLVIALASVSSLFLLLVLLFVGVRLCRRARATSLSGCSVPEGHFPGHMVDVSGMGTLSQDYQYEVCLAGDSGTTDFKFFNPIIPNGLFQNP